In one Mesorhizobium australicum genomic region, the following are encoded:
- a CDS encoding LysE family translocator: protein MSVWTLLAFSAVAFIAIATPGPTVLLALANGSRFGFRRAAWGMAGAATSDFVLVGAAAIGLGALLAASEFWFGVVKWVGVAYLAWLGIQLLRSHGSLDPAALATTDQLRGSPRALFGKSFFVAVTNPKGYLFVSAFLPQFVSASGPQLPQYAILAILFAAIDVAVMAMYAAFGAQAVRVLTRGGLVWLDRACGGALLALAGSLAFYRKAA from the coding sequence ATGAGCGTCTGGACCCTCTTGGCTTTCTCGGCCGTTGCCTTCATCGCCATCGCCACGCCCGGCCCGACGGTGCTGCTGGCGCTTGCCAACGGGTCACGCTTCGGCTTCCGCCGCGCCGCGTGGGGCATGGCGGGGGCCGCGACGTCGGACTTCGTTCTCGTCGGCGCCGCGGCAATCGGACTCGGCGCGCTGCTCGCCGCATCCGAGTTCTGGTTCGGGGTCGTCAAATGGGTCGGTGTTGCCTACCTCGCCTGGCTCGGCATCCAGCTTTTGCGGTCGCACGGCAGCCTCGACCCCGCTGCTCTCGCCACGACAGACCAGCTTCGCGGATCTCCGCGCGCGCTGTTCGGAAAGAGCTTCTTCGTCGCGGTGACGAACCCAAAGGGATACCTCTTCGTCTCGGCCTTCCTGCCGCAATTCGTGTCAGCCTCTGGCCCTCAGCTTCCCCAATATGCGATCCTGGCTATTCTGTTCGCGGCGATCGACGTGGCGGTGATGGCGATGTACGCGGCCTTCGGCGCCCAGGCAGTGCGCGTGCTGACGCGAGGCGGCCTGGTCTGGCTCGACCGCGCCTGTGGCGGTGCGCTTCTGGCGCTTGCGGGCTCCCTCGCCTTTTATCGCAAGGCGGCCTGA
- a CDS encoding thiamine pyrophosphate-binding protein, translating to MKTGGQLIVDCLEANGVERIYSVPGESYLAVLDALHDSKIRNIVCRQEGGAAMMADCEGRLTGKPGVCFVTRGPGATNASAGIHISRQDSNPVVMFVGQVARGNLEREAFQEVDYRAFFGSMAKWVVEIDDASRIPELVTRAFAVATSGRPGPVIVALPEDMLTEQVEAPVPLPFVPVDSAPGEAEMAATIALLEKAERPFVILGGTRWTADAVKAMCGALERWNLPAGCSFRRQALCDQLHVSYAGDIGIGINPKLGDYIKKSDLILLVGCRFGEMPSADYTLMKSPYPDQKLVHIYPDPHELGRVYRPTVAINATPAAFAHALARTAPRATPVWANRTAEMHEDYLAWSTPPADGPGPVKMGPIMAWLEEHLPEDAIIANGAGNFATWIHRFHRFRRFNSQAAPTSGSMGYGVPGGVAAKLAFPEREVIVWAGDGDFLMNGQEFATAIQYGAPVIVVILNNGIYGTIRMHQEREYPGRVSGTTLQNPDFAALARAYGGHGETVATTDEFAPAFERARASGKPSIIEVKLDPEAITPTRTLTQIREGK from the coding sequence ATGAAGACCGGCGGACAGCTCATCGTCGACTGCCTGGAGGCCAACGGGGTCGAGCGCATCTATTCGGTGCCGGGCGAAAGCTATCTCGCCGTGCTCGACGCGCTGCATGATTCGAAGATCAGGAACATCGTCTGCCGCCAGGAAGGCGGGGCCGCGATGATGGCGGATTGCGAAGGCCGCCTGACCGGGAAACCGGGCGTCTGCTTCGTCACCCGCGGCCCTGGAGCCACCAACGCGTCGGCCGGCATCCACATCTCGCGGCAGGATTCCAATCCAGTCGTCATGTTCGTCGGCCAGGTCGCGCGCGGCAATCTCGAGCGCGAGGCGTTCCAGGAGGTCGACTACCGGGCCTTCTTCGGCTCGATGGCCAAGTGGGTGGTCGAGATCGACGACGCCTCCCGCATCCCCGAACTCGTTACCCGCGCCTTCGCCGTGGCCACCTCCGGACGCCCGGGCCCGGTGATCGTCGCCCTGCCGGAAGACATGCTGACCGAGCAGGTGGAGGCGCCGGTGCCCCTGCCCTTCGTGCCGGTCGACAGCGCGCCCGGCGAGGCGGAGATGGCTGCCACCATCGCCCTGCTGGAAAAGGCCGAGCGGCCCTTCGTCATCCTCGGCGGCACGCGCTGGACGGCTGACGCAGTCAAGGCCATGTGCGGCGCGCTGGAGCGATGGAACCTTCCCGCCGGCTGCTCCTTCCGCCGCCAGGCGCTCTGCGATCAGCTTCACGTCTCCTACGCGGGCGACATCGGCATCGGCATCAACCCGAAGCTCGGCGACTATATCAAGAAGTCGGACCTGATCCTGCTCGTCGGCTGTCGCTTCGGTGAAATGCCGTCCGCCGACTACACATTGATGAAGAGCCCCTATCCCGACCAGAAGCTGGTCCACATCTATCCCGACCCGCACGAGCTCGGCCGCGTCTATCGCCCGACCGTCGCGATCAACGCGACACCGGCTGCGTTTGCCCATGCCCTGGCCAGGACCGCACCACGGGCCACGCCGGTCTGGGCGAACCGAACTGCCGAGATGCACGAAGACTACCTCGCCTGGTCGACGCCACCCGCCGACGGACCGGGTCCGGTCAAGATGGGTCCGATCATGGCCTGGCTGGAGGAACACCTGCCGGAGGACGCGATCATCGCCAACGGCGCCGGCAACTTCGCCACCTGGATACACAGGTTCCACCGCTTCCGTCGCTTCAACTCGCAGGCCGCGCCCACCTCTGGCTCCATGGGCTACGGCGTGCCGGGCGGCGTCGCCGCCAAGCTGGCGTTTCCCGAGCGAGAGGTCATCGTCTGGGCCGGCGACGGCGACTTCCTGATGAACGGCCAGGAGTTCGCGACGGCGATCCAGTATGGCGCACCGGTCATCGTCGTGATCCTCAACAACGGCATCTACGGCACGATCCGCATGCATCAGGAGCGCGAATATCCCGGCCGCGTCTCAGGCACCACGCTCCAGAACCCCGACTTCGCGGCCCTCGCCCGCGCCTATGGCGGCCACGGCGAGACAGTGGCCACGACCGACGAATTCGCCCCCGCCTTCGAGCGGGCCCGCGCCAGCGGCAAGCCCTCGATCATCGAGGTCAAGCTCGATCCTGAAGCGATCACACCGACGCGCACGCTGACGCAGATCCGCGAAGGAAAGTAG
- a CDS encoding helix-turn-helix domain-containing protein: MDARKAPNDVPEYRLYREAREEAADFWIHCEPLPERSRLHRFEIATHRHPSLFQMFLVTGGEGEVLDGRSVTRLAAPCVLFIPAGAVHGFRFSPSVGGIVVTALADRLVSVGSADRHVAAFADAVRVLPVADGVDEILLRIDAEMRDRPVGRGAALEALTALAVIGLARIWTAGRSDDAAKPDPQNSRAQMLETLVATHYRHGLPAAFYAERIGVSVSQLNRIARAVTGQTLQGLIARRITEAACRDLVFTPTPVNRIAESLGFADPAYFNRFFRRQTGVTPGEYRSAEKGRLAPPELA, translated from the coding sequence ATGGATGCCAGGAAAGCTCCCAACGACGTTCCCGAATACCGACTCTATCGCGAGGCACGCGAGGAGGCGGCCGATTTCTGGATCCACTGCGAGCCGCTGCCGGAACGCTCGCGGCTGCACCGCTTCGAGATCGCCACGCACCGCCACCCCTCGCTGTTCCAAATGTTCCTGGTGACCGGGGGCGAAGGCGAGGTTCTCGACGGCCGCTCGGTGACGCGGCTGGCGGCGCCTTGCGTCCTCTTCATTCCCGCGGGAGCGGTGCACGGATTCCGCTTCTCGCCCTCGGTTGGCGGCATCGTCGTGACGGCGCTCGCGGACCGGCTGGTCTCGGTGGGGTCGGCGGACAGGCACGTCGCGGCCTTTGCCGATGCTGTGCGTGTTCTTCCCGTCGCGGACGGTGTTGACGAGATCCTGCTGCGCATCGATGCGGAAATGCGCGATCGGCCGGTCGGGCGCGGGGCGGCGCTGGAGGCGCTGACGGCGCTCGCGGTGATCGGCCTCGCGCGGATCTGGACTGCCGGACGCTCCGACGACGCGGCGAAGCCGGACCCCCAGAACTCTAGGGCGCAGATGTTGGAGACGCTGGTGGCGACGCACTACCGGCATGGCCTGCCAGCGGCGTTCTATGCCGAACGGATAGGGGTCTCCGTCTCCCAACTCAACCGCATCGCGCGCGCGGTCACGGGACAGACGCTGCAGGGGTTGATCGCGCGGCGCATCACCGAGGCCGCCTGCCGCGATCTCGTCTTCACGCCGACGCCGGTGAACCGTATTGCGGAATCGCTTGGATTTGCAGATCCGGCCTACTTCAACCGTTTCTTCCGGCGACAGACAGGGGTGACACCGGGGGAATATCGCTCGGCGGAAAAGGGACGGCTTGCGCCGCCTGAGCTGGCCTGA